Proteins encoded in a region of the Caballeronia sp. M1242 genome:
- a CDS encoding dihydroxyacetone kinase subunit DhaK — translation MKKIINNPETFVDEIIDALLLAHPRWIKAANADKRALVRADAPREGRVGIVTGGGSGHMPGFLGYVGEGLCGGVAVGNVFSSPSSEQILEATKGVNGGAGVLYVYGNYGGDVLNFDLASDLADAEGIEVKTVVLTDDVASAPKERASDRRGVAGMVFAFKCAGAAAERGDSLEEVARICAKANANCRTMGVGLSPTILPAAGKPTFTLPDGEMEIGIGIHGEPGTHRGALQSADAIAENLMRQILDDLAAPKGSRLALLVNGLGATPLEELYLLYRRASKIAEGDGLSIAWSYVGEYVTSLEMAGASITVMLLDDELEALLAAPAHSPFFREGTRA, via the coding sequence ATGAAGAAGATCATCAACAACCCGGAAACCTTCGTCGACGAGATCATCGACGCCCTCTTGCTTGCGCATCCGAGATGGATCAAGGCGGCGAACGCGGACAAGCGCGCGCTCGTTCGCGCCGATGCGCCCCGCGAAGGCCGCGTAGGCATCGTGACCGGCGGCGGATCGGGCCACATGCCGGGATTTCTCGGCTATGTGGGCGAAGGCTTGTGCGGCGGCGTGGCGGTGGGCAACGTGTTTTCGTCGCCATCGTCGGAACAGATTCTGGAGGCCACCAAAGGCGTGAATGGCGGGGCGGGCGTGCTTTACGTGTACGGCAATTATGGCGGCGACGTGCTCAACTTCGATCTCGCGTCGGACCTCGCGGATGCCGAAGGGATCGAAGTGAAGACCGTCGTGCTGACCGATGACGTCGCATCGGCGCCGAAGGAGCGCGCGTCCGACCGGCGCGGCGTCGCGGGCATGGTGTTCGCGTTCAAGTGCGCGGGCGCGGCGGCCGAACGCGGCGACTCGCTGGAAGAAGTGGCCCGCATCTGCGCGAAGGCCAATGCGAACTGCCGCACCATGGGCGTCGGGCTTTCGCCGACCATTCTGCCCGCGGCTGGCAAGCCCACGTTCACGCTGCCGGATGGCGAGATGGAGATCGGCATCGGCATCCACGGCGAACCGGGAACGCATCGCGGCGCGCTGCAGTCGGCCGATGCCATCGCAGAGAATCTGATGCGCCAGATTCTCGACGATCTCGCGGCGCCGAAGGGCTCGCGGCTCGCGCTGCTCGTCAACGGTCTGGGCGCGACGCCGCTCGAAGAACTGTATCTGCTGTATCGGCGCGCGTCGAAGATCGCCGAGGGCGATGGCCTGTCGATCGCGTGGTCGTACGTTGGCGAATACGTGACGAGTCTGGAAATGGCGGGGGCATCCATCACCGTCATGCTGCTCGACGATGAACTCGAAGCGCTGCTCGCCGCACCGGCGCATTCGCCGTTCTTTCGCGAAGGCACGCGCGCATAA
- a CDS encoding DUF3253 domain-containing protein, which produces MSVSTSDIENCVLQLLGQRAATSSICPSDVARALAADEDAWRALMPLVRQVASALAHDGRIIVTQGSGTLHPDAISHGPIRLRRGPTFEQPE; this is translated from the coding sequence ATGAGCGTATCGACATCCGACATCGAAAATTGCGTGCTCCAACTGCTTGGCCAGCGCGCCGCAACGTCCTCGATTTGCCCGTCAGACGTTGCGCGCGCTTTAGCTGCCGATGAAGACGCATGGCGCGCGCTCATGCCTTTGGTGAGGCAAGTCGCCTCAGCGCTCGCGCATGATGGGCGCATTATCGTCACGCAAGGAAGCGGAACGTTGCATCCGGATGCGATCAGTCACGGGCCCATCCGCTTGCGACGCGGACCGACGTTCGAGCAACCAGAGTGA
- a CDS encoding class II aldolase/adducin family protein, whose translation MNATDEDTLRRGIVETALEMERLGINQGTSGNISARLRDGLLITPSGIPARELDAASIVYLPLHVRDDDDVFRVERPSSEWRIHRDLLRARPDMHAVVHTHSTAATALAIHGRDIPAVHYMVAAAGGASIRCAPYALFGTQALSDHALAALEGRRACLLAHHGVVALGADLARAVWLAHEVEVLARQYLLALQLGTPPVLSDEQMDDVLERFKTYGKRSKDD comes from the coding sequence ATGAACGCGACGGATGAGGACACGCTGCGCCGGGGCATCGTGGAAACGGCGCTCGAGATGGAACGCCTCGGCATCAACCAGGGCACGTCGGGCAATATCAGCGCGCGTCTGCGCGACGGCTTGCTGATCACGCCGAGCGGCATTCCGGCACGTGAGCTGGACGCCGCGAGCATCGTGTATCTGCCGCTTCACGTGCGCGACGACGATGATGTCTTTCGCGTCGAACGGCCGTCGTCGGAATGGCGTATTCACCGCGACCTGCTGCGCGCGCGCCCGGACATGCATGCAGTCGTGCACACGCACTCGACGGCAGCAACGGCGCTCGCCATTCACGGCCGCGATATCCCGGCCGTGCACTACATGGTGGCGGCTGCGGGCGGCGCGTCGATACGCTGCGCGCCGTATGCGCTCTTCGGCACGCAGGCGCTATCGGATCACGCGCTCGCCGCGCTGGAAGGAAGACGCGCGTGTCTGCTCGCGCATCACGGTGTCGTCGCGCTCGGCGCGGATCTCGCGCGCGCCGTCTGGCTCGCGCATGAAGTGGAAGTGCTCGCGAGGCAATATCTGCTCGCGTTGCAACTCGGCACGCCGCCTGTCCTGAGCGACGAGCAGATGGACGACGTGCTGGAACGATTCAAGACGTACGGCAAGCGCAGCAAGGACGATTGA
- a CDS encoding sugar ABC transporter ATP-binding protein, translated as MTVETEPRTRAPSSTKAPLLRMQGIVKSFPGVKALRGVSLELQAGHVMAIVGENGAGKSSLVKTLSGAYEPDEGDIEIDGKPLARGTNAAIDAGVAVIYQELSLINDMTVAENLFLGRMPASKGFVRQREAHAMAREALARVGLDDVAPWMRLGDLPLNKRQLVEVAKAIARDARILVMDEPTAALQSHDIENLYAVVRRLREEGLGIIFISHHLEEVFELADSAVVMRDGATVGARPMSQWTEAELVQAMVARNLESFYPWEPRDYGEVVLEVRNLASAPLLRNASFTVRAGEIVGIAGIAGAGRTELLKTIFGALPATHGEIFVKGRKVSNHSPTEGVRHGLVYTSEDRKLEGLVLDASIEENIALSSLRALASGGFVRGARKRKLAQDASTRFGVRASSVLQITGTLSGGNQQKVILGRATATNPAVIMLDEPTRGIDVGAKTEIYAHMVAMARAGAAVVMVSSELPELLGMSDRVLVMYRGSIVTEIARDKADSETVIQWATTGAGA; from the coding sequence ATGACAGTCGAAACCGAACCGCGCACGCGCGCGCCTTCCAGCACGAAGGCGCCGCTTCTGCGCATGCAGGGCATCGTCAAGAGCTTTCCCGGCGTGAAGGCGCTGCGCGGCGTGAGTCTGGAATTGCAGGCCGGACATGTGATGGCGATCGTCGGCGAGAACGGCGCGGGCAAGTCGTCGCTCGTGAAGACGCTTTCGGGCGCTTATGAGCCGGACGAAGGCGACATCGAGATCGACGGCAAGCCGCTTGCGCGCGGCACGAACGCCGCCATCGACGCCGGTGTTGCCGTCATCTATCAGGAGCTCTCGCTCATCAACGACATGACGGTCGCGGAGAATCTGTTTCTCGGCCGCATGCCCGCGAGCAAGGGCTTCGTGAGGCAACGCGAGGCGCATGCGATGGCGCGCGAGGCCCTCGCGCGCGTGGGCCTCGACGACGTAGCGCCGTGGATGCGCCTCGGCGATCTGCCGCTCAACAAGCGGCAACTCGTGGAAGTCGCCAAGGCTATCGCACGCGACGCGCGCATCCTCGTGATGGACGAACCGACCGCCGCGCTGCAAAGCCACGACATCGAGAACCTGTATGCGGTCGTGCGACGCCTGCGCGAAGAAGGACTCGGCATCATCTTCATCTCGCACCATCTCGAAGAAGTGTTCGAACTGGCGGATTCCGCAGTCGTGATGCGCGATGGCGCGACCGTGGGCGCGCGTCCCATGTCGCAATGGACCGAAGCCGAACTCGTGCAGGCGATGGTGGCGCGCAATCTCGAATCGTTCTATCCGTGGGAGCCGCGCGATTATGGCGAGGTCGTCCTCGAAGTGCGCAATCTCGCAAGCGCGCCTCTGCTGCGCAACGCGAGCTTCACGGTGCGCGCGGGCGAGATCGTCGGCATCGCGGGCATCGCGGGCGCGGGGCGCACGGAACTGCTGAAGACCATCTTCGGCGCGCTGCCCGCCACGCATGGCGAGATCTTCGTGAAGGGCAGGAAGGTCTCGAATCATTCGCCGACCGAAGGCGTTCGTCACGGGCTCGTCTATACGTCGGAAGATCGCAAGCTCGAAGGGCTCGTGCTGGACGCCAGCATCGAAGAGAACATTGCGCTGTCCAGTCTCAGGGCGCTCGCGAGTGGCGGCTTCGTGCGCGGCGCGAGAAAGCGCAAGCTCGCGCAGGACGCGAGCACGCGCTTCGGCGTGCGCGCCTCCTCGGTGCTGCAAATTACCGGCACGCTCTCGGGCGGCAATCAGCAGAAGGTCATTCTCGGACGCGCCACCGCGACGAATCCGGCGGTCATCATGCTCGACGAACCGACGCGCGGCATCGACGTGGGCGCGAAGACCGAGATCTACGCGCATATGGTGGCGATGGCCCGCGCGGGCGCGGCGGTCGTCATGGTCAGCTCGGAACTGCCGGAACTGCTCGGCATGTCGGATCGCGTGCTGGTGATGTATCGCGGCAGCATCGTGACCGAAATAGCCCGCGACAAGGCGGACTCCGAAACGGTGATTCAATGGGCAACGACAGGAGCAGGGGCATGA
- a CDS encoding CaiB/BaiF CoA-transferase family protein, with product MQARPLEGIRVVDYSHFLAGPYVGRCLAALGAEVIKVERPGSGDAGRQHATVLDDQQSAYFLQLNMGKRGVSVNMKDPRGKAFMERLCDSADVFIENYRPGALDKLGLGYAALSARNPGLVYCSISAYGHTGPDAHRAGFGLIAEAKSGIMQMIGNPGEPPPLMRISLGDMYTGIHAVAAINAALLGRVKSGRGQHIDMALYDTLFSMHEYAVQCYTMQGVVPEQTGHDMPTSTLYGVFRAADGDLVIAAQVDDSWKRFAALVERHGGPDGFGTDTRFHSLNGRNANREAILAVVKPWVASRPVADVLALLDSVDVPCAKVQRIDEVVADPQIVARGMVVEQEHPRLGKLRLPNLPFRFSDCDTSITEVGPDLGQHNEEVAQSLGFSAAEIDAMQTDGVLFSKRSAQ from the coding sequence ATGCAAGCACGTCCGTTGGAAGGTATCCGCGTCGTCGATTACAGCCATTTTCTCGCTGGCCCGTATGTTGGCCGATGTCTTGCCGCGCTCGGCGCCGAGGTCATCAAGGTGGAGCGTCCCGGTAGCGGCGACGCAGGACGTCAGCACGCCACAGTTCTGGACGATCAGCAAAGCGCCTATTTCCTGCAGCTCAACATGGGCAAGCGCGGCGTGAGCGTCAACATGAAGGACCCGCGCGGCAAGGCGTTCATGGAGCGTCTTTGCGATTCGGCCGACGTGTTCATCGAGAACTATCGGCCGGGTGCGCTCGACAAGCTCGGTCTCGGCTACGCTGCGCTGTCAGCGCGCAATCCGGGCCTCGTCTATTGCTCGATCTCCGCATATGGGCACACCGGGCCGGACGCGCATCGCGCAGGCTTCGGTCTCATCGCGGAAGCCAAGAGCGGCATCATGCAGATGATCGGCAATCCGGGCGAGCCGCCGCCGCTCATGCGCATCTCGCTCGGCGACATGTACACAGGCATCCACGCGGTCGCCGCGATCAACGCGGCGCTGCTCGGTCGTGTAAAAAGCGGACGCGGTCAGCACATCGACATGGCGCTGTACGACACGCTGTTTTCGATGCACGAGTACGCCGTGCAGTGTTACACCATGCAGGGCGTCGTTCCCGAGCAGACTGGTCACGATATGCCGACCTCGACGTTGTACGGCGTGTTCCGTGCAGCGGATGGCGACCTCGTGATTGCCGCCCAGGTCGATGATTCATGGAAGCGGTTCGCCGCGCTCGTCGAACGTCATGGCGGCCCCGACGGATTCGGCACGGATACGCGCTTTCACAGCCTGAACGGACGCAACGCAAATCGCGAAGCGATCCTTGCTGTCGTGAAGCCCTGGGTCGCATCCCGGCCTGTTGCCGACGTGCTGGCCTTGCTCGACAGCGTCGACGTTCCGTGCGCGAAGGTACAGCGTATCGATGAAGTCGTGGCCGATCCGCAGATCGTCGCGCGCGGCATGGTGGTGGAACAGGAGCACCCGCGTCTTGGCAAACTGCGTCTGCCGAATCTGCCGTTCCGTTTCTCCGATTGCGATACGTCGATCACCGAAGTGGGACCGGACCTCGGGCAACACAACGAGGAAGTGGCGCAATCGCTCGGCTTCAGTGCGGCCGAAATCGACGCCATGCAAACCGACGGCGTGTTGTTCTCAAAGCGGAGCGCGCAATGA
- a CDS encoding sugar ABC transporter substrate-binding protein, with product MAWSSARFDSWGTFGKSTGALLLCAAALAGCNKSENTSSGGSAAKSASESASAPATSPASAAASAPAAAAASGAKPKIGFSIATLNNAFFVGLKAGVERGAKDQNFDLVQTNANGDAQQQVNDALNLLSQGVTALVLNPIDSKAIIPAVEKANQMNIPVFTLDRGSDGGKVTSFVASDNVALGQTAAKWIAEQLKKRYGSEKGNVVDLIGLVGTTAATDREKGFSDEIAKYPDIKVVARQEGAFDQEKSLNAMTNILQKYPQIDAVFGANDDNTVGAEKAIDNAGRYKPLDDKAHIMVIGADGTAQALSAIRAGKQDATISQNPIKMAAKSLQFIADFNAKKDVPANYAWPTMLIDKSNIDSDAVKQYGLWSEEVKQ from the coding sequence ATGGCCTGGAGTTCTGCACGATTCGATAGTTGGGGAACGTTCGGCAAATCCACCGGGGCGCTGCTGCTTTGCGCCGCCGCGCTCGCGGGATGCAACAAGAGCGAAAACACATCGTCGGGCGGCAGTGCCGCCAAGAGCGCCAGCGAAAGCGCGAGCGCGCCGGCGACCTCACCGGCAAGCGCAGCGGCGAGCGCGCCGGCGGCGGCCGCCGCGAGCGGCGCGAAGCCCAAGATCGGATTCTCGATCGCGACGTTGAACAACGCGTTCTTCGTGGGCCTAAAGGCCGGCGTCGAGCGCGGCGCGAAGGATCAGAACTTCGACCTCGTGCAGACCAACGCGAACGGCGATGCGCAGCAACAAGTGAACGATGCGCTCAATCTGCTGAGTCAGGGCGTGACGGCGCTCGTGCTCAATCCGATCGATTCAAAGGCGATCATCCCGGCCGTCGAGAAAGCGAACCAGATGAACATTCCCGTCTTCACGCTCGATCGCGGATCGGATGGCGGCAAGGTGACGTCGTTCGTTGCGTCGGACAACGTCGCGCTCGGCCAGACGGCGGCGAAGTGGATCGCGGAGCAGCTCAAGAAGCGATACGGCTCGGAGAAGGGCAACGTCGTCGACCTGATCGGTCTCGTCGGCACCACGGCGGCGACCGATCGCGAGAAGGGCTTCAGCGACGAGATCGCGAAGTATCCGGACATCAAGGTCGTGGCTCGCCAGGAAGGCGCATTCGATCAGGAAAAGTCGCTCAACGCGATGACCAATATCTTGCAGAAGTATCCGCAGATCGACGCGGTATTCGGCGCGAACGACGACAACACCGTGGGCGCGGAAAAAGCCATCGACAACGCGGGGCGCTACAAGCCGCTCGACGACAAGGCGCACATCATGGTGATCGGCGCGGACGGAACCGCACAGGCCCTCTCCGCGATTCGCGCGGGCAAGCAGGACGCGACCATCTCGCAGAACCCCATCAAGATGGCGGCGAAGTCGTTGCAGTTCATCGCGGACTTCAACGCGAAGAAGGACGTCCCCGCGAATTATGCGTGGCCGACCATGCTCATCGACAAGTCGAACATCGACTCGGACGCGGTCAAGCAGTACGGTCTGTGGTCCGAAGAAGTGAAGCAGTAA
- a CDS encoding VOC family protein, with product MSAPKAYLEHVAIWVKDIHWHIRFFEQVLGMTMREVDGTVDEPRQYWTLGGLQFISEPRYEGPEGRLAHLGVMCEDLDAALQAAQAFGVSEMPQGRNWLRLPDGLAVELIQAKPVACVAQALSINPRAEA from the coding sequence ATGAGCGCGCCGAAAGCCTACCTCGAACATGTCGCGATCTGGGTGAAAGACATTCACTGGCATATCCGCTTCTTCGAGCAGGTGCTCGGCATGACCATGCGCGAAGTGGACGGCACCGTCGACGAGCCGCGTCAGTACTGGACGCTCGGCGGTCTGCAATTCATCAGCGAGCCTCGCTATGAAGGCCCGGAGGGCCGGCTCGCGCATCTCGGCGTGATGTGCGAAGACCTCGATGCCGCACTGCAAGCGGCGCAAGCGTTCGGTGTCAGCGAGATGCCGCAAGGCCGCAACTGGCTACGCCTGCCGGACGGACTCGCTGTCGAACTCATCCAGGCGAAACCGGTAGCGTGCGTCGCGCAGGCGCTGTCGATCAATCCACGCGCGGAGGCGTGA
- a CDS encoding ABC transporter permease: MTSTAANRADTEALSRRVIRQLRSGIGPLFAALVIICVALSIASPEFLTTSTLTNIMVQVSVVGIAAVGGTFVIITSGIDLSVGSLVALSGMVAATFMAGSSPDAVGLGIGGLFIALATGAVVGAINGFAISWLRLVPFIVTLAAMAMARGLTLAISDGRTKFDFPNAFTVFGAKAIAGLPMPMIVMLVVFVIGHVLLRKTTFGHQVFAVGGNQEAARLAGIPVRRVVFLTYMLAGVTAAIAGIVLAGRLNSALPSAANGLELQVIAAIVIGGTSLAGGRGSIVGTFIGVVLIGVINVGLSLLGVNPFWTQFIQGGVIFAAVLLDALSQRRKL; this comes from the coding sequence ATGACATCCACGGCAGCCAACCGGGCGGACACCGAAGCGCTGTCGCGCCGCGTGATCCGTCAACTGAGAAGCGGCATCGGGCCATTGTTCGCGGCGCTCGTCATCATCTGCGTCGCGTTGTCGATTGCATCGCCGGAATTCCTCACGACGAGCACGCTCACCAACATCATGGTGCAGGTGTCCGTCGTGGGCATCGCGGCGGTCGGCGGCACCTTCGTCATCATCACGTCGGGCATCGATCTCTCGGTCGGATCGCTCGTCGCGCTGAGCGGCATGGTCGCCGCGACCTTCATGGCGGGATCGAGCCCGGATGCGGTCGGGCTCGGCATAGGCGGCCTCTTCATCGCGCTGGCGACGGGCGCGGTGGTCGGGGCGATTAACGGCTTCGCCATCTCATGGCTGCGACTCGTGCCGTTCATCGTGACGCTCGCTGCGATGGCAATGGCACGCGGCCTCACGCTTGCCATTTCGGACGGTCGCACGAAGTTCGACTTTCCGAACGCGTTCACCGTGTTCGGCGCGAAGGCTATCGCGGGCCTGCCCATGCCGATGATCGTGATGCTGGTCGTGTTCGTCATCGGCCACGTATTGCTGCGCAAGACCACGTTTGGTCATCAAGTGTTCGCGGTCGGCGGCAATCAGGAGGCCGCGCGGCTCGCGGGCATTCCGGTGCGGCGCGTCGTGTTTCTCACGTACATGCTCGCGGGTGTCACGGCGGCGATCGCGGGCATCGTGCTCGCGGGACGGCTGAATTCCGCGCTGCCGTCGGCGGCGAACGGTCTGGAACTTCAGGTCATCGCGGCCATCGTGATCGGCGGCACGTCGCTCGCGGGAGGGCGCGGCTCGATCGTCGGCACGTTCATCGGCGTCGTGCTGATCGGCGTCATTAACGTCGGCCTGTCGCTGCTGGGCGTGAACCCGTTCTGGACGCAGTTCATTCAGGGCGGGGTGATCTTCGCCGCGGTCCTGCTGGATGCGCTGAGCCAGCGACGCAAGCTGTGA
- a CDS encoding ketopantoate reductase family protein: MKIAFLGAGALGCAIGSALTEGGHETWLVDRFAEHVEAMSRDGLQVDDERGTRRVKVRATIDPAEVGAVDLVIVLVKSFHTDSAMRGALDLVGPGTVVLSLQNGLGHEDVLSEIVGRERVLAGKTYVGGVLRAPGHIQSGVTGKLTIIGELDGQITSRAKAIADAFNSAGLSTTVSDNIVGTMWDKLLINVATGAITGITGLTYGQLYDEPVLKATSLAAIEEAMATAKAAGVTLSIATAEDAWKMAAEGLSPTFKTSMLQSLEKSSVTEIDFINGAVVRWGERLSVATPVNSTLVACIKGIERAMKDRQEQGAAA, translated from the coding sequence ATGAAGATCGCTTTCCTCGGGGCGGGCGCACTCGGTTGTGCCATCGGCTCCGCGCTCACCGAAGGGGGCCACGAGACCTGGCTCGTCGATCGTTTCGCGGAACACGTCGAAGCCATGTCGCGCGACGGCCTGCAAGTCGACGACGAGCGCGGCACCCGCCGCGTCAAGGTCCGCGCGACGATCGATCCAGCCGAAGTCGGCGCCGTCGACCTGGTGATCGTGCTGGTCAAGTCGTTTCATACCGATTCGGCGATGCGCGGCGCGCTCGATCTGGTCGGGCCTGGAACGGTCGTGCTATCGCTGCAAAACGGCCTCGGTCACGAAGACGTGCTGAGCGAGATCGTCGGGCGCGAGCGCGTGCTTGCCGGCAAGACTTACGTTGGCGGTGTGCTGCGCGCGCCCGGCCATATCCAGTCCGGCGTCACCGGAAAACTCACGATCATCGGAGAGCTCGACGGACAGATCACGAGCCGCGCGAAGGCGATCGCAGACGCGTTCAATAGCGCGGGTCTTTCGACCACCGTCAGCGATAACATCGTCGGCACCATGTGGGACAAGCTGCTGATCAACGTCGCCACCGGCGCCATCACCGGCATCACCGGACTCACCTACGGACAGCTGTACGACGAGCCTGTTCTCAAGGCCACATCGCTTGCAGCCATCGAAGAAGCGATGGCTACGGCAAAAGCCGCGGGCGTTACGCTTTCCATTGCGACTGCGGAGGACGCGTGGAAGATGGCAGCAGAGGGCCTGTCGCCCACATTCAAGACCTCGATGCTGCAGAGCCTGGAGAAGTCATCGGTCACGGAGATCGACTTTATCAACGGAGCAGTGGTGCGTTGGGGCGAGCGCCTCAGCGTGGCCACGCCCGTCAACTCGACGCTCGTCGCTTGCATCAAAGGCATCGAGCGCGCGATGAAGGACCGCCAAGAGCAAGGAGCCGCAGCATGA
- a CDS encoding MaoC family dehydratase, whose protein sequence is MSTITEKYWDDAREGDECVSPTYTVTKERILAYADLTGDHTPVHVDEDYANASHFGSIVAHGLFGLSIADGLKTQSDYRFLPGMSLGWTWDFLLPIKVNDVLHVKFRVGSMRASKSKPQWGIVVLPSELINQDGHVVQRGEHRLMIPRRPGAN, encoded by the coding sequence ATGAGCACCATCACTGAAAAGTACTGGGACGACGCGCGCGAAGGCGACGAATGCGTGAGCCCGACGTACACCGTCACGAAAGAGCGCATTCTGGCTTACGCCGATCTCACGGGCGACCATACGCCCGTGCATGTCGATGAAGACTACGCCAATGCGAGCCACTTCGGTTCGATCGTGGCGCATGGGCTCTTCGGCTTGTCGATAGCGGATGGCCTGAAGACGCAGAGTGACTATCGGTTCCTGCCGGGCATGTCGCTCGGCTGGACGTGGGACTTCCTGTTGCCGATCAAGGTCAACGACGTCTTGCATGTCAAGTTTCGCGTCGGCTCGATGCGCGCAAGCAAGAGCAAGCCGCAATGGGGCATCGTCGTATTGCCATCGGAATTGATCAATCAGGACGGTCACGTCGTCCAGCGCGGGGAGCATCGCCTGATGATTCCGCGCCGTCCGGGAGCGAACTGA
- a CDS encoding DAK2 domain-containing protein — translation MITTRQMRDLLSHALSELPSHADELRDLDAALGDGDLGITVRAGAEAVVKAIGALPDEATLGDVLLAAGKAFSTANPSTFAALVGGGLLAAAKTVQGKDALGRDEALAVGRAVASRITERGKSKIGDKTVLDALAPSLDVLEASQGSAADTLDAMIATASERVVETAKMQSQKGRAAWVQERSIGHPDPGATAYVRFLEALRRAVDRGAPA, via the coding sequence ATGATTACGACGAGACAAATGCGGGATCTGTTGTCCCACGCATTGAGTGAGCTTCCGTCTCATGCCGACGAGCTACGCGATCTCGATGCCGCACTCGGCGACGGCGATCTCGGCATCACCGTGCGCGCGGGGGCGGAAGCGGTTGTCAAGGCAATCGGCGCGCTGCCCGACGAGGCCACGCTCGGCGACGTGCTGCTCGCCGCAGGGAAGGCGTTTTCGACGGCCAATCCGTCGACATTCGCGGCGTTGGTGGGCGGCGGCCTGCTTGCCGCCGCGAAGACCGTGCAGGGCAAGGACGCATTGGGACGCGACGAGGCGCTCGCCGTCGGACGGGCGGTGGCGTCACGCATTACCGAGCGTGGCAAGAGCAAGATCGGCGACAAGACCGTGCTCGATGCGCTGGCGCCGAGCCTCGACGTGCTGGAGGCATCGCAGGGGAGCGCGGCCGATACACTCGACGCGATGATCGCCACGGCGAGCGAACGCGTCGTGGAAACGGCGAAGATGCAGTCGCAGAAGGGCCGCGCGGCGTGGGTGCAGGAACGAAGCATCGGCCATCCCGATCCCGGCGCGACGGCCTATGTGCGGTTTCTGGAAGCGTTGCGCAGGGCGGTCGATCGAGGCGCGCCGGCGTGA
- the mtnA gene encoding S-methyl-5-thioribose-1-phosphate isomerase, with product MNSQPLFPALAPTIEWRDGKLLLLNQTRLPHEIVVEHVADAAAVWRAIHELRVRGAPAIGVAAAYGLCVAMQDARALPVARFRAELERRAAWLDSARPTAVNLSWSLRRLLRRARECDAQDGAALYDVLVDEAKRIHEEDIALCEGIGQHGMSLIRPGSGVLTHCNAGALATTGLGTATAPIYAAHRAGVAFNVFADETRPLLQGARLTAFELQQAGVDVTLIMDGAAASIMSQGLVDLVIVGTDRVAANGDFANKIGTLGLAIAARHYGIPFYVACPSSTLDFSTATGERIEIEERSGTEVTHLAGQRIAPENIKARNPAFDVTPHALVTGFITERGIVEAPFERSLRNLFAAEGNAA from the coding sequence CCGCACGAGATCGTGGTGGAGCATGTCGCCGATGCCGCCGCCGTGTGGCGGGCCATCCACGAACTGCGCGTGCGTGGGGCGCCTGCCATCGGCGTCGCGGCGGCATATGGGTTATGCGTCGCAATGCAGGATGCGCGCGCGTTGCCCGTGGCGCGATTTCGAGCGGAACTCGAACGGCGTGCCGCGTGGCTCGACAGCGCGCGTCCCACCGCGGTGAATCTGAGCTGGAGCCTGAGGCGCTTGTTGCGGCGCGCGCGCGAATGCGACGCGCAGGATGGCGCGGCGCTCTACGACGTGCTCGTCGACGAAGCGAAGCGCATCCACGAGGAAGACATCGCGCTATGCGAAGGCATCGGCCAGCATGGCATGTCCCTCATCCGGCCGGGCAGCGGCGTGCTCACGCACTGCAATGCAGGCGCGCTCGCGACCACCGGTCTCGGAACGGCGACGGCGCCGATTTACGCGGCGCATCGCGCGGGCGTCGCATTCAACGTCTTTGCCGATGAAACGCGGCCCCTGCTGCAAGGCGCCCGTCTCACGGCGTTCGAGTTGCAGCAGGCGGGCGTCGACGTGACGCTCATCATGGATGGCGCGGCGGCTTCCATCATGTCGCAGGGTCTCGTGGATCTCGTGATCGTCGGGACGGATCGCGTGGCCGCGAACGGCGACTTCGCGAACAAGATCGGCACGCTGGGGCTCGCGATCGCCGCGCGCCACTACGGCATACCGTTCTATGTCGCGTGTCCCTCTTCGACGCTGGATTTCTCGACGGCGACGGGCGAGCGCATCGAGATCGAGGAGCGCTCGGGAACCGAGGTCACGCATCTCGCCGGGCAACGGATTGCGCCGGAGAACATCAAGGCGCGCAATCCCGCATTCGACGTGACGCCACACGCCCTCGTCACCGGCTTCATCACGGAACGGGGCATCGTCGAGGCGCCGTTCGAGCGTTCGCTCAGAAACCTCTTTGCCGCCGAAGGCAACGCGGCATGA